In Vibrio alginolyticus NBRC 15630 = ATCC 17749, the sequence GCTCGATACTCAGAGCAGTACGCCAAGTACCGCGTTATGAACGCGACTGGCCAATTGTTAAATGCCTTGCGTGTCGATGTACCTACAGAATGGAATGAAAAGGTGGAGTACTGATCATGAAACCAGTGAAGATTCTATTTGCATTGGGTATGCTCGCCATCACTCAACACGTTGTTGCTGAAGACGAATATGAGTATCGTCCTGTACCAAATGCAGAACAAATAGCAGATTTGCAAGATGACGATAACGATGGTGTCATCAATGCTCGAGATATGTGCCCAGGTACACCTGAAGGCTCAGAGGTCGACAACGACGGTTGTGGAGAATACATTAAAGCATCAGATAACATGCAAGTGCGGATACTTTTTGCTAACGACTCTGATGAGATCAATCCAGTCTTCAGAAGACAAGTCCGAGAGCTTTCCGACTTTTTAAAAGAGTACCCTACTACTTCGATAGAGCTGCACGGCTATGCTAGTAAAGTTGGTGGTTCAAAGCATAACCAAGATCTTTCTGAAAGACGAGCACGCAATGTACGTGAAGCCCTACTAAGCTACGACATCGAACCGAGTAGAGTCCGCATTGTTGGTTTTGGTGACACTCACTTAGCACAGCAAGGGACCGATGAAGTCAGCCATGCTTTA encodes:
- a CDS encoding OmpA family protein translates to MKPVKILFALGMLAITQHVVAEDEYEYRPVPNAEQIADLQDDDNDGVINARDMCPGTPEGSEVDNDGCGEYIKASDNMQVRILFANDSDEINPVFRRQVRELSDFLKEYPTTSIELHGYASKVGGSKHNQDLSERRARNVREALLSYDIEPSRVRIVGFGDTHLAQQGTDEVSHALNRRVTASVVGYKGEIKREWTIFTTLPER